A stretch of Leisingera sp. S132 DNA encodes these proteins:
- a CDS encoding NADH-quinone oxidoreductase subunit J yields the protein MSVFAFYLFAISAITGGLFTVISRQPVHSVLWLILAFLSSAGLFVLLGAEFVAMLLVIVYVGAVAVLFLFVVMMLDVDFAELKAEMARYMPLALLIGLVILMQFVMAFGVWETAHKAPELLANPVPADRHNTEALGLIIYDQYFLLFQLAGLILLVAMIGAIVLTLRHRTDVKRQDVVAQMMRDPAAAMELKDVKPGQGL from the coding sequence ATGAGCGTTTTTGCCTTCTACCTCTTCGCCATCAGCGCCATCACCGGCGGGCTGTTCACCGTGATCAGCCGCCAGCCGGTGCATTCGGTCCTGTGGCTGATCCTGGCTTTCCTTTCTTCGGCCGGGCTGTTTGTGCTTCTGGGGGCGGAGTTCGTCGCCATGCTGCTGGTCATCGTCTACGTGGGCGCGGTCGCGGTGCTGTTCCTGTTTGTGGTGATGATGCTGGACGTGGACTTTGCCGAGCTGAAGGCGGAGATGGCGCGCTACATGCCGCTGGCGCTGCTCATCGGGCTGGTGATCCTGATGCAGTTCGTGATGGCCTTCGGTGTCTGGGAAACCGCCCACAAGGCGCCGGAGCTGCTGGCCAATCCGGTGCCTGCGGACCGCCACAACACCGAGGCGCTCGGCCTCATCATCTATGATCAATATTTCCTTCTGTTCCAGCTTGCGGGCCTGATCCTGCTGGTGGCGATGATCGGTGCGATCGTGCTGACCCTGCGCCACCGCACCGACGTCAAGCGCCAGGACGTGGTTGCCCAGATGATGCGCGACCCGGCCGCTGCGATGGAGCTGAAGGACGTGAAACCGGGGCAGGGGCTGTGA
- the nuoK gene encoding NADH-quinone oxidoreductase subunit NuoK, whose protein sequence is MIGLEHYLTVAATLFVIGIFGLFLNRKNVIILLMSIELMLLAVNINLVAFSSFLGDLVGQVFTLFVLTVAAAEAAIGLAILVCFFRNRGTIAVEDVNVMKG, encoded by the coding sequence ATGATCGGACTTGAACATTATCTGACCGTCGCGGCGACGCTGTTCGTCATCGGCATCTTCGGGCTCTTCCTGAACCGCAAAAACGTGATCATCCTTCTGATGAGCATCGAACTGATGCTCCTGGCGGTGAACATCAACCTGGTCGCATTCTCCAGCTTCCTGGGCGACTTAGTGGGGCAGGTATTCACCCTGTTCGTGCTGACCGTGGCCGCGGCTGAGGCCGCCATCGGCCTTGCGATCCTGGTCTGTTTCTTCCGCAACCGCGGCACCATCGCCGTCGAAGACGTCAACGTGATGAAGGGCTGA
- the nuoL gene encoding NADH-quinone oxidoreductase subunit L has product METILLFAPLVGAIICGFGHKMIGEKAATVTATALLFLAALLSWITFLTFDGQTETIQILRWIESGTLSTDWAIRLDRLTAIMLIVITTVSSLVHLYSFGYMDHDPQWKEGESYKPRFFAYLSFFTFAMLMLVTSDNLVQMFFGWEGVGVASYLLIGFYYRKPSANAAAMKAFIVNRVGDFGFALGIFGLFLVTDGSINFKDIFAEVPTIAETQVSFLWSEWNAANLLAFLLFVGAMGKSAQLILHTWLPDAMEGPTPVSALIHAATMVTAGVFLVCRMSPLIEFAPEAAAFITALGAATAFFAATVGLVQNDIKRVIAYSTCSQLGYMFVAAGVGMYSAAMFHLFTHAFFKAMLFLGAGSVIHAMHHEQDMRNYGALRKKIPYTFWAMMIGTLAITGVGIPLSGWVGFAGFVSKDAIIESAYAGGSMFGFWALVIAAFMTSFYSWRLIFMTFYGEARGDKHTHDHAHESPWTMLVPLGVLALGAIFSGMLWYSSFFGHADQVGKFYGIPVAEASAAAHGEEAEHGDDAAHGEEAAHGEDAAHGGEHHYVFAGKPGEGALYIAPDNHILEDAHAAPKWVKLSPFAAMIGGLVLALWFYIWNPSLPARLAKQQRPLYLFLLNKWYFDEIYNVIFVKPAVALGRFFWKRGDGNTIDGFLNGLAMGVVPFFTRLAGRAQSGYIFTYAFWMVLGIAALVTWMSIGGGAH; this is encoded by the coding sequence ATGGAAACCATCCTCCTCTTTGCCCCGCTGGTTGGCGCCATCATCTGCGGCTTCGGCCACAAGATGATCGGCGAGAAAGCCGCCACCGTGACCGCCACGGCGCTGCTGTTTCTGGCAGCGCTGCTCAGCTGGATCACCTTCCTGACTTTCGACGGGCAGACCGAGACCATCCAGATTCTGCGCTGGATCGAAAGCGGCACGCTCTCCACTGACTGGGCGATCCGCCTGGACCGGCTGACCGCGATCATGCTGATCGTGATCACCACGGTCTCCTCGCTCGTGCACCTCTATTCCTTCGGCTACATGGATCATGACCCGCAGTGGAAAGAGGGCGAAAGCTACAAGCCGCGCTTCTTTGCCTATCTGTCGTTCTTCACCTTCGCGATGCTGATGCTGGTGACCTCCGACAACCTGGTGCAGATGTTCTTCGGCTGGGAAGGCGTGGGCGTGGCCTCCTACCTGCTGATCGGATTCTACTACCGCAAGCCTAGCGCCAATGCAGCGGCGATGAAGGCCTTCATCGTCAACCGGGTCGGCGACTTCGGCTTTGCGCTGGGGATCTTCGGGCTGTTCCTCGTTACAGACGGAAGCATCAACTTCAAAGATATTTTTGCTGAAGTGCCGACGATTGCGGAAACCCAGGTCTCCTTCCTGTGGAGCGAATGGAACGCCGCGAACCTGCTGGCCTTCCTGCTGTTTGTCGGCGCCATGGGCAAATCGGCGCAACTGATCCTGCACACCTGGCTGCCGGACGCGATGGAAGGCCCGACCCCGGTGTCGGCGCTGATCCACGCCGCGACCATGGTGACCGCGGGTGTGTTCCTGGTCTGCCGCATGTCGCCGCTGATCGAATTTGCGCCTGAGGCCGCGGCCTTCATCACTGCCCTTGGCGCGGCGACCGCCTTCTTTGCCGCAACCGTGGGCCTGGTGCAGAACGACATCAAGCGCGTGATTGCGTACTCGACCTGCTCGCAGCTGGGCTACATGTTCGTGGCTGCCGGCGTCGGGATGTATTCGGCGGCGATGTTCCACCTGTTCACCCACGCCTTCTTCAAGGCGATGCTGTTCCTGGGCGCCGGCTCGGTGATCCACGCCATGCACCACGAGCAGGACATGCGGAACTACGGCGCGCTGCGCAAGAAGATCCCCTATACCTTCTGGGCGATGATGATCGGCACGCTGGCCATCACCGGCGTCGGCATTCCGCTGAGCGGCTGGGTTGGCTTTGCCGGCTTCGTCTCCAAGGATGCGATCATCGAAAGCGCCTATGCGGGCGGTTCCATGTTCGGCTTCTGGGCGCTGGTGATCGCGGCCTTCATGACCTCCTTCTATTCCTGGCGCCTGATCTTCATGACCTTCTACGGCGAGGCGCGCGGCGACAAGCACACCCACGACCACGCCCATGAAAGCCCCTGGACCATGCTGGTGCCGCTGGGCGTGCTGGCCCTCGGCGCGATCTTCTCGGGCATGCTGTGGTACAGCAGCTTCTTCGGCCACGCTGATCAAGTCGGCAAATTCTATGGCATCCCGGTGGCGGAAGCGTCTGCTGCCGCGCATGGCGAAGAGGCCGAGCATGGCGATGACGCTGCGCACGGTGAAGAGGCCGCCCATGGCGAAGACGCGGCACATGGCGGCGAGCACCACTATGTGTTTGCCGGCAAGCCGGGTGAGGGCGCACTGTACATCGCGCCGGACAACCACATCCTGGAGGATGCCCACGCGGCGCCGAAATGGGTGAAGCTGTCCCCGTTTGCAGCCATGATCGGCGGCCTGGTGCTGGCACTGTGGTTCTACATCTGGAACCCGTCGCTGCCCGCACGCCTGGCCAAGCAGCAGCGTCCGCTGTACCTGTTCCTCTTGAACAAGTGGTACTTTGACGAAATCTACAACGTGATCTTCGTCAAGCCGGCTGTGGCCCTTGGCCGCTTCTTCTGGAAACGCGGCGATGGCAACACCATCGACGGATTCCTGAATGGCCTGGCCATGGGTGTGGTGCCCTTCTTCACCCGTCTCGCTGGGCGCGCGCAGTCCGGTTACATCTTTACTTATGCCTTCTGGATGGTGCTGGGCATTGCTGCCCTGGTCACCTGGATGTCGATCGGCGGAGGAGCGCACTGA
- a CDS encoding NADH-quinone oxidoreductase subunit M, with the protein MDNLLSIVTFIPALAAAILALFLRGEDKAAQRNAKFVALFATTITFLVSLGIYSQFDPANTGFQFVEDRAWIFGLKYKMGVDGISVLFVMLTTFIMPLTILASWSVTDRVKEYMIAFLLLETLMLGVFVALDLVLFYLFFEAGLIPMFLIIGIWGGKERIYASFKFFLYTFFGSVLMLVAMVFMYVDAGTTDIETLLTHSFSAASFDVLGIHVLGGAQTLMFLAFFASFAVKMPMWPVHTWLPDAHVQAPTAGSVVLAAILLKMGGYGFLRFSLPMFPVGADVMTDVVLWMSAIAVVYTSLVAMVQEDMKKLIAYSSVAHMGFVTMGIFAANQQGIDGAIFQMLSHGFISAALFLCVGVIYDRMHTRDIDAYGGLVIRMPSYALVFMFFTMGNVGLPGTSGFVGEFLTLMGTFQKNTWVTAVAATGVIFSAGYALWLYRRVVFGDLIKGSLMGIKDMSARERFVFAPLVVMTLLLGVYPSLVTDIISPSTEALIANFNQSLAAADTSAATQIASH; encoded by the coding sequence ATGGACAATCTCCTTTCTATTGTCACCTTCATCCCGGCGCTCGCGGCGGCCATCCTGGCCCTGTTCCTGCGCGGCGAGGATAAGGCGGCGCAGCGCAACGCCAAGTTTGTTGCGCTCTTTGCCACCACGATCACCTTCCTGGTGAGCCTGGGGATCTATTCCCAGTTCGACCCGGCCAACACCGGCTTCCAGTTTGTCGAAGACCGGGCCTGGATCTTCGGCCTGAAGTACAAGATGGGCGTTGATGGCATTTCGGTTCTGTTCGTGATGCTGACCACCTTCATCATGCCGTTGACCATCCTGGCCAGCTGGTCGGTCACTGACCGGGTGAAGGAGTACATGATCGCCTTCCTGCTCCTGGAGACCCTGATGCTGGGTGTCTTCGTGGCGCTGGACCTGGTGCTGTTCTACCTGTTCTTCGAAGCAGGCCTCATTCCGATGTTCCTGATCATCGGCATCTGGGGCGGCAAGGAGCGGATCTACGCGTCCTTCAAATTCTTCCTCTACACCTTCTTCGGCTCGGTGCTGATGCTGGTGGCGATGGTCTTCATGTATGTGGATGCCGGCACCACTGATATCGAGACCCTGCTGACCCACAGCTTCTCGGCGGCGTCGTTCGACGTCTTGGGCATCCATGTTCTGGGCGGCGCCCAGACCCTGATGTTCCTCGCCTTCTTTGCCTCCTTCGCGGTGAAGATGCCGATGTGGCCGGTGCACACCTGGCTGCCGGACGCCCACGTGCAGGCGCCGACCGCGGGTTCCGTGGTGCTGGCGGCGATCCTGCTGAAGATGGGCGGCTACGGCTTCCTGCGCTTCTCCCTGCCGATGTTCCCGGTGGGCGCGGATGTGATGACCGATGTGGTCCTGTGGATGTCCGCGATTGCGGTGGTCTACACCTCGCTGGTGGCGATGGTGCAGGAGGACATGAAGAAGCTGATCGCCTATTCCTCGGTGGCGCACATGGGCTTTGTCACCATGGGCATCTTTGCCGCCAATCAGCAGGGCATCGACGGCGCCATCTTCCAGATGCTGTCGCACGGGTTCATCTCCGCCGCGCTCTTCCTTTGCGTTGGCGTCATCTATGACCGCATGCACACCCGCGACATCGATGCCTATGGCGGCCTGGTGATCCGGATGCCCTCCTATGCGCTGGTCTTCATGTTCTTCACCATGGGCAACGTCGGCCTGCCGGGCACCTCTGGCTTCGTCGGTGAATTCCTGACCCTGATGGGAACGTTCCAGAAGAACACCTGGGTGACCGCTGTGGCGGCAACCGGCGTGATCTTCTCGGCCGGCTATGCGCTGTGGCTCTACCGCCGGGTGGTGTTCGGCGATCTGATCAAGGGCAGCCTGATGGGGATCAAGGACATGTCGGCACGCGAGCGTTTCGTCTTTGCGCCGCTGGTCGTCATGACCCTGCTTCTGGGCGTTTACCCGTCGCTGGTCACCGACATCATCAGCCCCTCGACCGAGGCGCTGATTGCAAACTTCAACCAGTCTCTGGCAGCGGCCGATACCTCGGCCGCGACCCAGATTGCTTCGCACTAA
- the nuoN gene encoding NADH-quinone oxidoreductase subunit NuoN: protein MIQADLTVILPEIVLALYAMAALLGAVYTGKDKLAVPLVWSTAALLALVAFWIASSPAGTQTAFNGMFIDDGFSRFAKVALLLGASAVLLIGQDYMARRGILRFEYPVLVALAAVGMMMMVSAGDLMSLYMGLELQSLSLYVVAAMRRDSVKSTEAGLKYFVLGALSSGLLLYGASLVYGFAGTTQFAGIIQVAEQGHMSIGMLFGLVFMISGLAFKVSAVPFHMWTPDVYEGSPTPVTAFFATAPKVAAMGLFARVLFDAFGGAIADWQQIIVVLSVLSMFLGAIAAIGQRDIKRLMAFSSIAHMGYAMIGLAAGTEAGITAMLVYLAIYVTMNIGTFSFILMLEKDGKPVTDIQALNQFAAREPGKALAVLILMFSLAGVPPMLGFFAKFGVWQAGIDAGLMTLVIASAVASVIGAFYYLRIVFYMYFGTGEDDVEAKGSPVLGVALMASAALMLVGVVYQFGIDSAAAAAAATLVN from the coding sequence ATGATCCAAGCTGATCTTACCGTAATCCTGCCAGAGATCGTTCTGGCGCTTTACGCCATGGCAGCGCTGCTTGGCGCCGTCTACACCGGCAAGGACAAGCTGGCTGTGCCGCTGGTCTGGAGCACAGCCGCGCTGCTGGCGCTGGTTGCGTTCTGGATCGCCTCCAGCCCGGCCGGTACTCAGACCGCATTCAACGGCATGTTCATCGACGACGGCTTTTCACGCTTTGCCAAGGTGGCGCTGCTCTTGGGCGCCTCTGCCGTGCTGCTGATTGGCCAGGACTATATGGCGCGCCGGGGCATCCTGCGGTTCGAATACCCGGTTCTGGTGGCGCTGGCTGCTGTCGGCATGATGATGATGGTCTCCGCCGGTGACCTGATGTCCCTCTACATGGGGCTGGAGCTGCAGTCGCTGTCGCTCTACGTCGTGGCCGCCATGCGCCGCGACAGCGTCAAGTCGACCGAGGCGGGCCTCAAATACTTTGTGCTGGGCGCACTGTCCTCCGGCCTGCTGCTTTATGGCGCCTCGCTGGTCTACGGCTTTGCCGGAACCACCCAGTTCGCGGGCATCATCCAGGTTGCGGAGCAGGGCCATATGTCCATCGGCATGCTGTTCGGCCTGGTGTTCATGATCTCGGGGCTTGCGTTCAAGGTCTCGGCGGTTCCGTTCCACATGTGGACCCCGGACGTCTATGAAGGTTCGCCGACGCCTGTGACGGCCTTCTTTGCCACCGCGCCCAAGGTTGCGGCCATGGGCCTGTTTGCACGCGTCCTGTTTGACGCCTTCGGCGGCGCAATCGCCGACTGGCAGCAGATTATCGTGGTGCTGTCGGTGCTGTCGATGTTCCTGGGTGCCATCGCGGCAATCGGCCAGCGCGACATCAAGCGGCTGATGGCGTTCTCCTCGATCGCCCACATGGGTTATGCGATGATCGGCCTGGCGGCGGGCACCGAAGCCGGCATCACCGCGATGCTGGTGTACCTCGCGATCTACGTCACCATGAACATCGGCACCTTCTCCTTCATTCTGATGCTGGAAAAGGACGGCAAGCCGGTGACCGATATTCAGGCCCTGAACCAGTTCGCTGCGCGCGAGCCGGGCAAGGCGCTGGCCGTGCTGATCCTGATGTTCTCGCTGGCGGGCGTTCCGCCGATGCTGGGTTTCTTTGCCAAGTTCGGCGTGTGGCAGGCGGGTATTGATGCGGGCCTGATGACGCTGGTCATTGCCTCCGCCGTCGCTTCTGTCATCGGCGCATTCTACTACCTGCGCATCGTCTTCTACATGTATTTCGGTACTGGCGAAGACGACGTGGAGGCGAAGGGCTCTCCGGTTCTGGGCGTGGCGCTGATGGCCTCTGCCGCGCTGATGCTGGTGGGCGTGGTCTACCAGTTCGGCATCGACAGCGCCGCGGCTGCCGCCGCAGCAACCCTTGTAAATTGA
- a CDS encoding biotin--[acetyl-CoA-carboxylase] ligase, which translates to MSWPAGYGKRVLAEVDSTLNEAARIANELAGPEWILALRQTQGRGRRGRDWKDPKGNFAATLVMRPEGAPDQAALRSFVAALAVYDACVAVTGRSEGLSLKWPNDVLLKGGKLAGILLESAGNGKGVSHLFVGIGVNLVETPMKEWLEPGAVWPVSLLSETGVQVTPEEFLEAVAGAFARYEQQFATYGFEPIRTEWLARAAKLGEVISARTASSETEGTFETVDASGNLVLNTAKGRVSIPAADIYF; encoded by the coding sequence ATGAGCTGGCCAGCAGGATACGGAAAACGGGTGCTCGCCGAGGTGGACAGCACCTTGAACGAAGCCGCGCGCATCGCAAACGAGCTGGCAGGCCCGGAGTGGATCCTGGCGCTGCGCCAGACACAAGGACGGGGCCGCCGCGGCCGTGACTGGAAAGATCCCAAGGGAAATTTCGCCGCCACTCTGGTGATGCGCCCCGAAGGCGCACCGGATCAGGCGGCACTGCGCAGCTTTGTCGCCGCCTTGGCGGTTTATGACGCCTGCGTCGCGGTCACAGGCCGCAGTGAGGGCCTGTCGCTGAAATGGCCCAACGATGTGCTGCTGAAGGGCGGAAAGCTGGCAGGCATCCTTTTGGAAAGCGCGGGCAATGGCAAAGGCGTCAGCCACCTGTTCGTCGGCATCGGCGTCAATCTGGTGGAAACGCCGATGAAGGAATGGCTGGAACCCGGCGCGGTCTGGCCTGTGTCGCTGCTGTCGGAAACTGGCGTGCAGGTCACGCCGGAGGAATTCCTGGAGGCCGTGGCCGGGGCCTTCGCCCGCTACGAGCAGCAGTTCGCGACCTACGGGTTCGAGCCGATCCGCACCGAATGGCTCGCGCGTGCAGCCAAACTGGGCGAGGTGATTAGTGCCAGGACCGCGTCGTCAGAGACCGAAGGCACCTTTGAAACGGTGGACGCCAGCGGCAACCTTGTCCTAAACACCGCCAAGGGCCGCGTCAGCATTCCCGCGGCGGACATCTATTTCTAG
- a CDS encoding type III pantothenate kinase, translating into MLLAVDCGNTNTVFSIYDGEKFIGMWRTATEWQRTADQYYVWLSTLMKLQGIEADITDMIISSTVPRVVFNLRVLADRYFNTRPLVVGKPECLLPVAVRVDEGTAVGPDRLVNTVSGFDTYGGNLIVVDFGTATTFDVVAEDGAYVGGVIAPGVNLSLEALHQAAAALPHVDISKPQNVIGTNTVACMQSGVFWGYVGLVREICTRIKSERAVPMKVISTGGLAPLFQQSADLFDAFEDDLTMHGLQIIHKYNKDNGTDA; encoded by the coding sequence ATGCTTCTGGCAGTTGATTGCGGCAATACCAATACCGTCTTCTCGATCTATGACGGCGAGAAGTTCATTGGCATGTGGCGCACCGCCACCGAATGGCAGCGCACCGCCGACCAGTATTACGTCTGGCTCAGTACCCTGATGAAACTGCAGGGGATCGAGGCGGACATCACCGACATGATCATCTCCTCCACCGTGCCGCGGGTGGTATTTAACCTGCGTGTGCTGGCGGACCGCTACTTTAACACCCGGCCGCTGGTGGTGGGCAAACCCGAATGCCTGCTGCCCGTCGCAGTGCGGGTGGACGAGGGCACCGCCGTCGGTCCAGACCGGCTGGTCAACACGGTTTCGGGGTTCGATACCTACGGCGGCAACCTGATCGTTGTCGATTTCGGCACGGCGACAACTTTTGACGTGGTGGCCGAGGACGGCGCCTATGTCGGCGGGGTGATCGCGCCCGGCGTGAACCTCAGCCTGGAGGCGCTGCACCAGGCCGCCGCCGCGCTGCCCCATGTCGACATTTCCAAGCCGCAGAACGTGATCGGCACCAATACCGTCGCCTGTATGCAATCCGGCGTGTTCTGGGGGTATGTCGGCCTCGTGCGCGAGATTTGCACCCGCATCAAGTCGGAGCGGGCGGTGCCGATGAAAGTGATCTCGACAGGCGGACTGGCGCCTTTGTTCCAGCAATCTGCTGATCTGTTTGACGCATTTGAGGATGACCTCACCATGCACGGGCTGCAGATCATCCATAAATACAATAAGGATAACGGTACTGACGCATGA
- a CDS encoding ribonuclease J has translation MSSDRLIYLPLGGAGEIGMNAYVYGYGPQGKERLVLVDLGVTFPDMDTTPGVDLIMPDITWLKERADRLEGIFITHGHEDHIGAIAHLYAHLNVPVYARAFTANLARRKMEEAGHDPANVHTVQAWPETTKLGPFTIGVAPMSHSIPESGGLVIDSPAGRVVHTGDFKLDANPLVGEPFDPEMWEEIAKDGIQALVCDSTNVFSQHPGRSESELPEEITRLFSEAKGLVAATTFASNVARVKTLAEAGVKAGRSVVLLGRAMRRMIEAAVETGVLVDFPKVISPEDAANVPRDNLMLITTGSQGERRAATAQLARGKYRGLELKEGDLFLFSSKTIPGNEKGVIRIINQFSEMGVDVVDDSSGLYHVSGHANGPDLEVVHKLLKPKMLIPMHGEHRHLRQHARLGEEKGIASAVVVNGMMMDLTGDVPSVTEWIDTGRTYLDGSVKYGAMDGIIRDRIRMALNGHVLVTVILDEEDEPLGEPWCDLKGLAETGTSKAALVDVLEEDLNQFLMRAGAKTLRDDDKLEQELRRITRQTAQAEIGKKPEVTVVVSRMR, from the coding sequence ATGAGCAGTGATAGATTGATCTACCTGCCCCTCGGCGGGGCAGGCGAAATTGGCATGAACGCCTATGTCTACGGCTACGGCCCGCAGGGCAAGGAACGGCTGGTCCTGGTGGATCTGGGCGTGACTTTCCCTGACATGGACACCACTCCGGGCGTGGACTTGATCATGCCCGACATCACCTGGCTGAAGGAGCGCGCCGACCGGCTGGAAGGCATCTTCATCACTCACGGGCATGAGGACCACATCGGCGCCATTGCCCATCTTTATGCGCATCTGAACGTGCCGGTCTACGCCCGCGCTTTCACCGCCAACCTGGCGCGCCGCAAGATGGAAGAGGCCGGCCACGACCCGGCCAACGTGCACACCGTGCAGGCCTGGCCGGAGACAACCAAGCTTGGCCCCTTCACCATCGGCGTTGCGCCGATGAGCCACTCGATTCCCGAAAGCGGCGGTTTGGTGATCGACAGCCCGGCAGGGCGGGTGGTGCACACCGGTGACTTCAAGCTGGACGCAAACCCGCTGGTGGGTGAGCCCTTTGATCCGGAGATGTGGGAGGAGATCGCAAAGGACGGCATCCAGGCACTGGTCTGCGATTCCACCAATGTGTTCTCGCAGCATCCGGGGCGTTCGGAATCGGAACTGCCCGAGGAAATCACCCGGCTGTTCTCCGAGGCCAAGGGCCTGGTCGCCGCGACCACATTTGCCTCCAACGTGGCGCGGGTGAAAACCCTGGCAGAGGCCGGTGTGAAGGCAGGCCGCTCCGTGGTGCTGCTGGGCCGTGCCATGCGCCGGATGATCGAGGCGGCTGTGGAAACCGGGGTGCTGGTCGATTTCCCCAAAGTGATCAGCCCCGAGGACGCCGCCAATGTACCGCGCGACAACCTGATGCTGATCACCACCGGCAGCCAGGGCGAGCGCCGCGCGGCCACCGCGCAGCTGGCGCGCGGCAAGTACCGCGGGCTGGAGCTGAAGGAGGGCGATCTGTTCTTGTTCTCCTCCAAGACCATTCCGGGCAACGAAAAGGGCGTCATCCGCATCATCAACCAGTTCTCCGAAATGGGGGTGGATGTGGTCGATGACAGCTCCGGCCTCTATCATGTGTCCGGGCACGCCAACGGTCCGGACCTGGAGGTTGTTCACAAACTGCTGAAGCCCAAGATGCTGATCCCGATGCATGGCGAGCACCGCCACCTGCGCCAGCACGCCCGCCTGGGCGAGGAAAAGGGAATTGCCAGCGCCGTCGTGGTAAACGGCATGATGATGGACCTGACCGGCGATGTACCGTCTGTCACCGAATGGATCGATACTGGGCGCACCTATCTGGACGGCTCCGTCAAATACGGTGCCATGGACGGCATCATCCGCGATCGCATCCGCATGGCGCTGAACGGGCATGTGCTGGTGACGGTGATTCTCGATGAAGAAGACGAGCCGCTGGGCGAGCCCTGGTGCGATCTCAAGGGCTTGGCCGAAACCGGCACCTCCAAGGCCGCGCTGGTTGATGTGCTGGAGGAGGACCTGAACCAGTTTTTGATGCGGGCAGGCGCCAAGACTCTGCGCGACGACGACAAGCTGGAACAGGAGCTGCGCCGCATTACCCGCCAGACCGCACAGGCTGAGATCGGCAAGAAGCCCGAGGTAACGGTGGTGGTCAGCCGCATGCGCTGA
- a CDS encoding RSP_7527 family protein codes for MMGHAMNTTDTKTLTISQFQAIEARAHELRAQAFAAMMRRLFGALFSAPRKVVSCPSCARPLHS; via the coding sequence ATGATGGGCCACGCCATGAACACCACCGACACCAAAACCCTGACCATTTCCCAGTTCCAAGCTATCGAAGCCCGCGCCCATGAGCTGCGCGCCCAGGCTTTCGCCGCCATGATGCGCCGCCTGTTCGGCGCCCTGTTCAGCGCCCCGCGCAAGGTGGTCTCCTGCCCCAGCTGCGCCCGTCCGCTGCACAGCTGA